The genome window TAGGTACTGACCGAAACTAACGGGTAGGAAAAAGGACATGCATGAAACCGCGGTTTAACTACCTTTTCTGAAAGGCCTCACTTTCAAGTTTCCAGGTTCATGGGGATTCAGAGGTTTCCATGGATCATTATCATCGTCGTCGTCATCTGAATCATCTAAGTCTCTAGGATTTGAATACCTATCATCCATATCACATCCATGATCTACATTCCCAAAGTCATCAGTGGCAGAAGGAACGGccccaatattacaatcattAACACCAAAATCGCAATCAACCCTAGGAGATTGATTAGCATTAGTATCCTTATTCTTTCTGTGAGATGATTTATGTGCAGTTCCCCCTGAACGCCATGTGGGAGACTGAAAGCTCTTGCGCCTTGAACTTCCCTTATTAGTGCCATATTCACCTTTACCAGCATCATCACCATTCAAATAATCATCAACAGCTGCTGCATCATATGGATCTAATAGAATAAAATCCTGATAGAGATCATTTGTTGCCAACTGCAACCACAAATTTATACATAACAATCAAAGAGTTAGGCAACATAGTTAGTCAAACTTCATCATACTATCGAGTGAAGCAACTATAAATACCAGATAGGACTCTAACTCGCTGCCATCACCAGAAGTGTCTAAACAATCACCTTCAAGAACAACTAAATTTGCGGGGGGCTTCACAAAGTGGTTAACCAAAGTGTCATTGTTCGTCGAACTATCTAAGCTAATCTTTGCTTCCACTGCAAATATAAGCGTTGGTTTTAGCTGATACTATAAACAATTTAAACCCGAAGTGAAAAAAAGTGGTCATCAATTCAAAGTCACCTGGAATGTCATCTAAGTCCCAAAATTTATCATGGTCCTCATCCGGAGAAGCACGTGAAGCACTTTCTTCGGCCTGAACCGATTCACCATTGGGTTGATCTTGTTGCCTGTTGAAACATATGCACCATCTTTTATAAGTACAATGCTTCATTTAATTTAAGGAGCAATCCTTACTGACATTGAATATGACAATGTGGAAGTACCatgaaaaaacaaagaatttgGGAACTAAAAAGAAACCTCTTTTGAGAAAGAAATTCCAAAGCATGCAAAACCAAGTTGTATAGATACTCTACTTTTCGGCTATACACTTGAACTGAACCCTGAAGCAACAATGCAGCtgcatagaaaaataaataaatacataaataaaaaataattagaaaacccacaagaatttaaagaaaaaaaaaggattctTCTTTTTTAGAGAAAATCGAAAATTAAGGCAGAACCTTCAGCGAAATTTACTGAGCTATGTCCGTCATCGTCTTGGGAGCCAGTAATTTCACCGGAACAAATCTTCAAGAGATAATCTTCAAGCTTTTTGGCAAGATCGACTTCCCAATTAGCTTCCAAATCACGCTCCGGCTGGAGTCCGTGGAACTTCCCAATTTCACCACCGCCGGCCTCTCCGTTTTGGGGTTGCTTTTGGTGCCCTGGCATATTCTTCATCCGTAGTTAGGGTTTAGATTTGGGTTTGATTCGGTGTTGACGTTGACTTGAAGACATTTGGGGATACCCAGAGTTTTTAGGTTGGGCAAAATGGGGGAGTATATTCAGTTTGTTTGCCgagaaaattttgagagaaaacgAAGGAAAAGAAGGAACTTTGGGGCAGCAAAGTCCAGCGTCTATGgcgaagagagagagagagagagaattcaaAAACCTTGAACGGACTGTTTTTCCCGCTTAGTGGAGCAGAGAGATTTGCTGTTTGGTGACATATACTAACCTTTGGGCTGGACTTAGACATGTCTCTGGCACTGGCAGGCCAATCTGTCCAGCCCGGTATTTGTGGCTcaagttttgaatttatttttgagaTAAGACAACATTGAATCGTGAATTTGATAATTCCTTTCAATTTGATGTCTGAATTTTTTTGGAACAATGATAAAATATAGTAACGTTATAAAAGTAGGTGATGATGTGGCATAATATCAATGTACTACATCATTATATATCAAAACTCAAAAAAGttactaaatttcaaaattataaatgaataaaaattaaaaaattaaaaagttgtcatgttcaaaaattaaatattgttttatcccttattttttaattaattcagttttagatataatttaataataaattattataagtatttattaatataaaattttatttttcatttttaaaatttaaataatattaattgaagaattaaagaaaatttatgttGCAAGATAGAAAAATGTAACTAGtacattttttttcctatttaatGAAAGTGTATATTAAATTCGAAAGTCATTTTCCAAATCATGATTAAGAAATGTttaattcatgaattttattttcgtctatgttgatgatttaatttcaCAACGTGTAGAAGATGTGTGGTTCACTTTGTTTCATATAAAGTGGAGAGTCGTCGGATAAGATGATCAGAAGTGGCCAAAACATTGAGAAAATTTGAAGTGGAAATAAGTaggagaaaggaaaggaaagagtCTCGGTTTTGCCCCAGGCCTTGGGTCCTATATGCTCTTAAGCCCGGTCACAAGGTGTCATGTGTCAAGACCTTATAGGAGAGTCCAAGGCAAGTGGTCAAGTGGTATGCCATTATATATATGTCTAGGTTGAGTGGTACTATGATTTGCTTTCTATATTATGTCGGATGGGGACGTAGCAGTTGGAGTCTGATGTGACCGTTAATAGGTGGGGTCCTCTCGAATGTCGACTCAAGTGATCCATTTGAAGTGTGACTTCAAGGGGTATGTTCGAGGTATTCCTTCAAGATATTATTTTAAGGGGTTCGTCTAAACCATCTGTAACATTATTACTCGATTCAAGAAGTTTGGGTATAACAATTTGCACCTTTGTAAACTTTTTTACTACACAAAGTTATAATGttgttatatgtttttattttttacaattattggACACGTGACAAATTATAACATCATttgtagagttttttttttaattccattatTGAGTCTAGGTTGAATCTCGGAAAAACGGTTCCAAGACATTTTTTTCCGTTTacaagattcaaaattaatatattgtttcAATATCTGAAATTTATTGTTGCTTGATTGaataatattgataaaatttttaattttaccaaCAAATTCTCTCATTGAGAAATGTAAATTCAAACTTTGAAAAAACATGGTTGAAGCAACAATTACGAACCAAGGAACCAGTAAACATAAACATGAAAAGAAGCATGAGAAACTTTTTCTCAAGATTTTATTATGCTTTGGAAACAGAAAATGGGAACAACTCCCAGAGATCAAAACTGAAACCTTATTATACCAAaagaattttacttttttaatataatataaaaactaaaagtatAAATCTTCCTTAAAATTCACGAAAATGACagaagatgaaattaaaaggaaattatacTAAAAATCCAATGCTTTCCAATtttcatcaataaaaattttacttacATTGCTAAGCATCCTTATTCAACAAGCAAAGATGCATGAAACTTCATGTCTAGCTTCCACATTTATTATCATTTCGTAAGATACTAAGTCATACCGTAGACCCTAAAACTTAGTTCGATTATCTAAATCTATAACCAATCCTTCTCTTACTACATTTCTTTATTCTCATTTATTCTCTATACATAAACTTATTCATCATCTTTTtcagatatatatgtatatatatttctccGATATCTATACACCAGGAACCATGCCGGCGATGTAAGGCACCCCAGAGCTCGTGATCCATTCATCACCACGTAAGAACACACCAGCAGTGAATTCCTTAGCTTGAGCGTCATTGATCTGTTGTATACCTTTCCATTTAACCCTATTGGTCTGGACCGCACCAGGTCCTCGGTTTTTGAACTCGGCGTACCACAAAGTGTCGAGGGCGAAGGTGCCTTGCCACGGCATCCATCCTTCGGGGGTGACGATGTCGTCGAGCTGAGATTGCATGATGATGGTCCTTGAGTACTGTTTCCAAGGCCGACCGAGGTGTGTTTTACTCGTGGCCTTAACCGGAAGGTAGTCCTGTGCGCCGGAGATGGTGCAGTTTTGGAGGACGATACCGGAAACCTCACGGCGTTCGGTCCGTCCTTGGGCGGTGATGATGCATTGTTGGTTGTCGAGTGGTTTATTAACGATAAGCTTGCAGTTCTGTAAGACGGTAGCGGCGTCGCCGAAGACGAAGTCAATGGTGCCGGAGACGGTGCAGTCCCTGTAGAATTGACGGTGACTGTGGGTGTAAAGCGTGTCTTGGTAGCCATCCATTTGACAATTGTAGAAGATGGACCGATCACTTTGGACCATAAGTGCCACTGCTTGGTGCTTGATCGCTCCAGCtgtgttttctattttaatattctttgcAATAAATCTTTCACCCACAACAGCTGTGAATATTGATATATGTCAGTCAATATAATTCTATACACTGTAAATTAAACTCATATAGATATGATACTTACCAAGAGTTGCAGTCTTGAATGTGACGGTGCCATCGACAAAGTTCATCCGACCGGTAATGACAGTCTTGGTCGGTCCATCTCCGACGAACACAACATTAGTCATAGTTTTAGCAACCAAAACTTGTTCATTATAAACGCCAGCCTTAATATGGATCACAAATGGAGCTGTATTTTTCATAGGCACTTCCTTTAAGGCTTCATTGATGCTATTAAATTTGCCGCTACCATCTTTAGCAACCACCACATTAGGTTTCATGTCCGCCGCATTTTGTTGCAGTAGTTGTCGTTGCTTAAAGCTAACCCACGAAGGGAACCCATCTTCCGCCATTAGCTTACGTCCCGTGCTGACGCCTTCCATGCCTGGAATGTTAAGGTCCTTAATGATTTTAGTTATGTCGGTCACCATGGCTAACCCATTGCTGGTTAACTTTTGTGAAGTACTCAACAACGCCTTCATTTTCACACCGGTTTCAGTGGATACGTTCACGAACCCGTCTAAGCATGTTTGTTCATACGTAATGGCACCACCCATCCATATCTTGAGATTCTCGACGTATTCGTCTAGCTTACTAACGTCGAATGCACCGAGTTGATTAAACGAGGCTTTGAGGTCGTCAATGGCGTACCCCATGAGCTCTTTGCAATTGTCGACAGCTTGACGAGTCATGGGGTCTTTAGCCGCGTTTTGGATAGTAGAGGAATTGGCGATCACTTTGCCAATCTCTTGGATTGCCGCTTGAAAACCGACCTTTATCAGCTCTTTGGGATCGGTGGTGTTGGCGTTCGAAAGACTATTTTCACATGTTTGTCTATAATCAGTAGTTTGACATATGGATTGGGCCGCTTTTTCGGAAGTAGAGACTTTGGCATCACCATTGTCACTATCTTTTGCACGGCTGACACCAACGGCTATTGCTGCTACCATAGCCACCAAAAGCACGGAACAAATACCAATGATTGCCGGAAGTTTTCCCATTTTCAAagacccttttttttaattcaaatcaattaaagAGAACCCTTATTGGCAAAGCTAGTAAGAATCTTAATCTTTGTTTAGATGTTGAGATTCAGTTTGAGGAAACCCTTTGTTCAAATACAAGAAACTTAGAGAACATGAACcgttaaaaacaaaaatgattcATTTGTGGTTAAAACTTAAGAACAAAAGAAATGGTTGGATTTTTTATGATACAGAATTCATTTTCCAAACTTTATGTTGTTTTAAATCTTTGTTTGAGTCTAAAATATTGGGTTTCGCTTGAAAATTGAATGGTGGGATTACATGCTTCTTTTCTAGCCATTCTCTAAAGCATTGTAAGGGTTATTTTTAGGTATTGGAACCATCTTTCACACAAACTTGAAAGCAAAATTGCATATATTTAGAAAGAAATCATCCCTTgctttaaaaaaggaaattaattatggaaagtAGAGTTGTTgcaatttttatcataaaactGTAaccaaaaaaggaaacaaattaTCCTGTCCACTGAATTTTAAGAATGCAACTTAACTTTCTTAACATAATGACAATAATAGCCCTTAAACGGTAAAAGTACCAGGAAAGCCCCTGTATTTAGGGGTGGGTTCCATTTCGGTCCCTCTattgaaaaaatagataaattaatcctTATACATTTCAAAAACGTGTAAATTAGCCCCTTCGttaattttttctgttaaagGATGATGTAGACATTAACTTAAATGGTTAATTTCTAAATTGGTCCCTGAACTAtagctaaaatatcattttgaattttttttaaaatatttaacaatatttcaaaataaatcttaaaagtaAATGTAATAACtcaatttgcccgggcccatcataataataatagaccaaaaataattaaataagtccAAGTATTAGGTCCATTTACAATAGTCATCAGCCCAAATTACATTCAAGTCCAAAtttaaccctagcccaaaatacttaaaaaattttcagaaaGAAAAAGGGGCCTAAACCCTAATGCGCCGCACCCCCTGCTGCCACCCACATGCCTCCGCAACGGGCCCATCGCCCGAGGCCTGGCCACCTTGCACCGAAATGGCAAGGTCCTTTCCGTTAACCTCGCCTAGCCTTGCAAAACAGAACAAAAAGAGAAGACAGAGCAGAAAAAGGCAAAAACGAAAGcagaaacaatagaaataatagtaaaaatgataTACAGTGTTGtaaatggctataaaagccaaacatATCAATGTAATATGGCTACAGacaatcaaatacaaaaaaaacacgaatatcaataaaaaaacataatagaaAATTCTAAAGGtgattcctttttttcttttgttttattttagaatagatttattttgtaaatagaaaataaataaataaaaacaacaaaagaaaggtttagagaaaataaatcttCGCGCTCCGTCACCGGGAACGGCTGAGGTAGCCACTTCCGATGAAAAGTGGTCAAAAACCGAAGGGTTTTTAACATTCGGATTGTTTTTGTGAGGATTTCGGGAATTTCTGGCCCGGATTTAGGTTTAGGAGGgtcaaaatagatttttaatactattatttacatttttcctGCACATTCTTATATTATGATAATTAGATTTTAAAGCTGAAATTTTAGTAGCACTTTCACCAATGAAATATCAAATTCTTACcgttttaattttagttttaaagtaaaaaaaaattatttcaaattggtttcaaatttcaaaacattttaattacatctCTAAACTATCGATATTAAATCAATCAGACCCTTTcgttattgaaattattaattttaccattaaatgacatgtaaaattttatgtgaCGTAATTTTATTCAGATCTCAATCCAAAACAATGATGATTGGCACCATAGGCAGACTTACCATCTCAGAAACAAATAACTAAGCTGTTTTATCAAAAGAGAAAATCCATACATACAGAGAGATTTATTTAGgcaattaataatattacagATAACTCTATCTTTTTCAATGATAAGGATAATCCCGGTACAAAGTTCatcaaaattctattttattactacTCAGATATCAACTCATGCTGAAACAGTCCCGAAGAAACTTAATAATTAACTTTAACCTGTTGATAACTCAGGCATTTGAATGTAAAGTCAGAAATATCACGTTTTATACTCATTCATCAATACCATTTTCTCAGACTATCATGTATCTTGTTACTCTCGTATGAACAGACTAACTGACACTGCGAGCCCCCTGTAACAATGGTTATACAACCTCAGAGCTTTTCGGTATTGATACTCTATCTCGAAGCAACAAACAATCATCGATTCCACATTCGAAGTTCTGAATCAGAAATCAATTTATGCTAAACCCCCTTTTTGACTTATAATTTGTTAACATATTTCTAAATTCCACGAATTCACTTAGTAAGCATCAATTTAACTTATCATCCAGCTAACATATATTCATCATCTGATAAGATCAATCACGTATTCATCGCTCGTAAAGCACACAAAAGTTTCTTATTCAGATCATCCGAAACTATGATCACTTCCCTCATATAATAATCACTTACAAACTTAAAAGTTTTCGACGATTCGAGCTATCTTTGCTGTGCCACGTTCAAGCTATCCTTATTGTccccaaatttcaaatttttcactgacattaaacattttaaactcTTATAGTCATCAAATATGTCACATAACTCTTTTCATGCATCTTTAACTATATGGAATCACAAGATATCTCTGTACACTCTTTCATTAGAACACACTTCAAACCGTTCATTAACGTATGGCTGAAAATCATAAACTCTTTATTTAACT of Gossypium raimondii isolate GPD5lz chromosome 3, ASM2569854v1, whole genome shotgun sequence contains these proteins:
- the LOC105796850 gene encoding probable pectinesterase/pectinesterase inhibitor 21, whose amino-acid sequence is MGKLPAIIGICSVLLVAMVAAIAVGVSRAKDSDNGDAKVSTSEKAAQSICQTTDYRQTCENSLSNANTTDPKELIKVGFQAAIQEIGKVIANSSTIQNAAKDPMTRQAVDNCKELMGYAIDDLKASFNQLGAFDVSKLDEYVENLKIWMGGAITYEQTCLDGFVNVSTETGVKMKALLSTSQKLTSNGLAMVTDITKIIKDLNIPGMEGVSTGRKLMAEDGFPSWVSFKQRQLLQQNAADMKPNVVVAKDGSGKFNSINEALKEVPMKNTAPFVIHIKAGVYNEQVLVAKTMTNVVFVGDGPTKTVITGRMNFVDGTVTFKTATLAVVGERFIAKNIKIENTAGAIKHQAVALMVQSDRSIFYNCQMDGYQDTLYTHSHRQFYRDCTVSGTIDFVFGDAATVLQNCKLIVNKPLDNQQCIITAQGRTERREVSGIVLQNCTISGAQDYLPVKATSKTHLGRPWKQYSRTIIMQSQLDDIVTPEGWMPWQGTFALDTLWYAEFKNRGPGAVQTNRVKWKGIQQINDAQAKEFTAGVFLRGDEWITSSGVPYIAGMVPGV